A DNA window from Meiothermus cerbereus DSM 11376 contains the following coding sequences:
- a CDS encoding thiolase family protein, which produces MKEAVIVSAVRSAVGRGKSDGSLATVHPIDLSAQVMKAAVEKAGANPAIIEDIQWGCAMPEASQGLNVARLSMLRAGFPVEVSAATINRFCSSGLQSIAYAAQAIISGMNEVVLAGGVEMMSQVPMSGYHTQLHPELTEAYIGMGFTAERVAERWGISRAEQDAWALRSHQKALEAQARGAFDEQIVPIPVKKVHWKGSKKQVEETLFSKDELPRADTSLERLAKLKPAFKEGGSVTAGNASPYSDGAAAVLVMSAEKAKELGLKPLARFISFATAGVEPDIMGVGPIKAVPKALAKAGITLDDLKLIEFNEAFAAQVLAVMGELQMNPEKVNVNGGAIALGHPLGATGAKLTTQLIHELGKRGGGLGLVTMCIGGGMGAAGVFEVYPQG; this is translated from the coding sequence ATGAAGGAAGCAGTTATCGTCAGTGCGGTACGTAGCGCCGTTGGGCGCGGCAAAAGTGATGGTTCCCTGGCCACCGTTCACCCCATAGACCTCTCGGCTCAGGTAATGAAAGCCGCGGTGGAAAAGGCTGGAGCAAACCCGGCCATCATCGAGGACATCCAGTGGGGTTGCGCCATGCCCGAGGCCAGCCAGGGCTTGAACGTAGCCCGGCTCTCGATGCTGCGGGCTGGGTTTCCGGTGGAGGTTTCGGCAGCCACCATCAACCGCTTTTGTTCCTCGGGCCTGCAAAGTATAGCTTACGCAGCCCAGGCCATTATCTCGGGCATGAACGAGGTGGTGCTGGCTGGCGGCGTAGAGATGATGAGCCAGGTGCCCATGTCGGGCTACCATACCCAGCTACATCCCGAGCTGACCGAGGCCTATATCGGCATGGGCTTTACCGCCGAGCGGGTGGCGGAGCGCTGGGGCATTAGCCGCGCGGAACAGGATGCCTGGGCTCTGCGCAGCCACCAGAAAGCCCTCGAGGCCCAGGCCCGGGGTGCTTTTGACGAGCAAATTGTGCCCATCCCGGTAAAAAAGGTGCACTGGAAGGGCAGCAAAAAACAAGTAGAGGAGACCCTATTCAGCAAAGATGAGCTTCCTCGTGCTGATACCAGCCTCGAGCGCCTGGCCAAACTCAAACCTGCCTTCAAGGAAGGGGGCAGCGTAACGGCAGGCAATGCCTCCCCCTACTCCGACGGGGCAGCGGCCGTGTTGGTGATGAGCGCAGAAAAGGCTAAGGAGCTGGGCCTGAAGCCGCTGGCCCGGTTTATTTCGTTTGCCACGGCTGGGGTGGAACCAGACATTATGGGTGTGGGGCCTATCAAAGCGGTTCCCAAAGCTCTGGCCAAAGCCGGTATTACCCTGGACGACCTGAAGCTAATTGAGTTCAATGAGGCCTTTGCCGCCCAGGTGCTGGCGGTCATGGGCGAGCTGCAGATGAACCCCGAAAAGGTAAACGTCAACGGTGGTGCCATCGCCTTGGGGCATCCCCTGGGCGCAACCGGGGCCAAGCTCACCACCCAGCTGATTCACGAGCTCGGCAAGCGTGGGGGCGGGCTGGGTCTGGTGACTATGTGCATTGGTGGTGGCATGGGCGCGGCTGGGGTGTTTGAGGTGTATCCCCAGGGCTAA
- a CDS encoding HDIG domain-containing metalloprotein, giving the protein MAIYMVYEDALALMKRFTPSESLQRHMMAVETAMRAYARKYGEPEEKWAITGVLHDFDYEQFPEEHPYKGVQMLREMGYPEEVIEAILGHVDVPEYPRHSLMARALFAVDELVGLITAAVYVRPDKSIHSLELASLKKKFKDKAFAARVDRDGIVRGAQELGVDLDEHMAFVLEALKADAKRLGLA; this is encoded by the coding sequence ATGGCCATTTACATGGTGTATGAAGACGCGCTGGCCCTCATGAAGCGCTTCACCCCTTCGGAAAGCTTGCAAAGGCACATGATGGCAGTCGAGACGGCCATGCGGGCTTATGCCAGGAAATACGGCGAGCCCGAGGAAAAGTGGGCCATTACAGGTGTTCTGCACGATTTTGACTATGAGCAATTTCCTGAGGAACACCCCTACAAAGGGGTGCAGATGTTGCGCGAGATGGGCTACCCGGAGGAGGTAATCGAGGCCATTTTGGGCCACGTGGATGTACCCGAGTACCCCCGCCACTCCCTGATGGCCAGGGCACTGTTTGCCGTGGACGAGCTGGTGGGCCTGATTACGGCTGCAGTTTACGTGCGTCCCGACAAGAGCATCCACAGCCTCGAGCTCGCCAGCCTCAAGAAAAAGTTTAAGGATAAAGCCTTTGCCGCCCGGGTAGACCGCGACGGCATTGTACGGGGAGCGCAGGAGCTTGGGGTAGACCTCGACGAACACATGGCTTTTGTGCTCGAGGCCCTGAAAGCTGACGCTAAGCGGCTGGGGCTGGCATGA
- a CDS encoding type II toxin-antitoxin system VapC family toxin, translating into MKLLFDTSSLVAAFVQSHPAHAAAWRWLQETLEGAHHGVVAAHTLAELYAVLTRLPLRPSIPPSTARTLIEENLGGFQAVALSYSDYHTVLRRLEKLNLTGGAVYDALIAQAALRARVHHLITLNPVHFNRLGPDVEALVLVPGEQ; encoded by the coding sequence ATGAAGCTGCTCTTTGACACCTCGAGCCTGGTGGCCGCCTTTGTGCAGTCTCACCCCGCCCACGCCGCGGCCTGGCGCTGGCTACAAGAGACCCTGGAAGGCGCGCATCATGGCGTGGTAGCCGCCCATACCTTAGCTGAGTTGTATGCGGTGCTGACCCGATTACCCCTACGTCCATCTATACCGCCCAGCACGGCCCGAACGCTCATCGAGGAGAACCTTGGGGGGTTCCAAGCCGTCGCCCTGAGCTATAGCGATTACCACACGGTGTTGCGACGGCTGGAAAAGCTCAATCTAACTGGCGGAGCCGTGTACGATGCCCTTATCGCCCAGGCGGCGCTCAGAGCCAGGGTCCATCACCTGATCACCCTCAACCCTGTGCACTTCAACCGGTTGGGTCCGGATGTGGAAGCCCTGGTGCTGGTGCCCGGAGAGCAGTAA
- the ispF gene encoding 2-C-methyl-D-erythritol 2,4-cyclodiphosphate synthase, giving the protein MLIGYGEDAHRLGEGRELWLGGVRIESERGAIAHSDGDVLLHAISDALLSAFALGDIGSYFPDYDPKWKGLESRVILEVVLQKVRDSGYRLGQLSAVVVLDRPKLGPHRAAIQQHLALLTGLPEKRVGLTFKTSEGLAPDHAQCRAMVYLEPLPEKQGDNS; this is encoded by the coding sequence CTGCTCATTGGCTATGGCGAAGACGCCCACCGCTTAGGTGAGGGGCGCGAACTGTGGCTGGGAGGTGTCCGAATCGAGAGCGAGCGCGGCGCCATTGCCCATTCCGATGGAGATGTTCTTTTGCACGCCATCTCCGATGCTTTGCTCTCGGCTTTTGCCCTCGGCGACATCGGCAGCTATTTTCCCGATTATGACCCCAAGTGGAAGGGCCTGGAAAGTCGGGTAATCCTCGAGGTGGTCTTGCAAAAGGTGCGGGACAGCGGTTATCGGCTGGGCCAGCTTTCGGCAGTGGTGGTGCTCGACCGGCCCAAACTGGGGCCCCACCGCGCGGCCATTCAGCAACACCTGGCCCTTCTGACCGGCCTGCCGGAAAAGCGGGTGGGTCTGACCTTCAAGACCTCTGAAGGCCTGGCCCCCGACCATGCCCAGTGCCGGGCGATGGTCTACCTCGAGCCCCTCCCGGAAAAGCAGGGCGACAACAGCTAG
- a CDS encoding FUN14 domain-containing protein, which produces MELIQPYIGQLTFGGLAGFAVGYAIKTVGRWVAIILGLIFVVVQVLASMGYINVDWTRIQRDVEPLLQQEQIKNAWDALVRVLTTNLPFGGAFVAGLLLGLRRG; this is translated from the coding sequence GTGGAGCTGATTCAACCTTATATCGGCCAGCTCACCTTTGGGGGGCTGGCCGGTTTTGCCGTTGGCTACGCCATCAAAACCGTGGGCCGCTGGGTGGCCATCATCCTGGGCCTGATTTTTGTGGTGGTGCAGGTGCTGGCCTCAATGGGCTATATCAACGTGGACTGGACGCGCATCCAGCGCGATGTGGAGCCTTTGTTGCAGCAGGAGCAGATCAAAAATGCCTGGGACGCGCTGGTGCGGGTGCTCACCACCAACCTGCCCTTTGGGGGGGCCTTTGTGGCGGGCCTCTTGCTGGGCCTGCGGCGGGGCTAG
- a CDS encoding SDR family oxidoreductase: protein MFEPGLLKDKVVLVTGGGTGLGRSMSTRFLELGAKVAITSRRVETIAQAAQEMMQQTGGEVFATPVDVRDPEAVRAMVDAVEAHFGRIDVLINNAAGNFISPTERLSYRAFDAVLNIVLHGTVYCTLEVGKRWIAKGQKGTMLNIATTYAQSGSGYVVPSATAKAGVVTLTKSLAAEWGKYGIRLNAIAPGPFPTEGAWTRLMPTPEIAQMFEKKIPLGRVGQHIELANLAAYLISDYAGFITGDIITIDGGETVWNAGEFNVLDAVTKEQWDMLEAMRKKG from the coding sequence ATGTTTGAACCTGGGTTATTAAAAGACAAAGTGGTGTTGGTTACAGGGGGCGGCACGGGCCTTGGGCGCTCGATGAGCACGCGTTTTCTGGAGCTGGGGGCCAAGGTGGCCATTACTAGCCGCCGGGTCGAAACCATTGCTCAGGCTGCCCAAGAAATGATGCAGCAGACCGGAGGAGAGGTTTTTGCCACGCCGGTAGACGTGCGCGACCCCGAGGCTGTACGGGCCATGGTGGACGCTGTCGAGGCCCATTTTGGCCGGATCGATGTGCTCATCAACAACGCAGCAGGTAACTTCATCTCGCCTACAGAACGCCTGTCTTACAGGGCCTTCGACGCGGTGCTTAATATCGTTTTGCACGGTACAGTGTACTGCACGCTGGAAGTGGGCAAGCGCTGGATTGCAAAGGGGCAAAAGGGCACCATGCTCAACATCGCCACCACCTATGCCCAGTCCGGCTCGGGCTACGTGGTGCCGTCGGCGACGGCCAAGGCCGGGGTGGTGACCCTGACCAAATCGCTGGCGGCGGAGTGGGGCAAGTATGGCATCCGCCTCAACGCCATCGCACCGGGGCCTTTCCCCACCGAGGGAGCCTGGACGCGCCTGATGCCCACCCCGGAGATTGCCCAGATGTTCGAGAAGAAGATTCCCCTGGGACGGGTGGGCCAGCACATTGAACTGGCCAACCTGGCCGCCTACCTAATCTCGGACTATGCGGGTTTTATCACCGGCGACATCATTACCATTGATGGGGGCGAGACGGTCTGGAACGCCGGGGAGTTTAACGTACTGGACGCGGTGACCAAAGAGCAGTGGGATATGCTCGAGGCCATGCGTAAAAAAGGTTGA
- a CDS encoding DUF2207 domain-containing protein, with translation MNLVRFGLATLVFLALAWGKSYSLEHVEQDVYLQADGLVRVVDVRTWRFDGAFREVFLEIDPRQGGAVRFEEARALDDGRPIRYEVQGNRISLTAGPPDPSGNLPVLAENQSRTFRISYTLSNEVTVASDAAIFDRQVLEPEHAAVDSYLLRIHAPRPLELFRVFIFTGRGRIGSLEFDPSKQVATVQLAPVSQNEFVRARVILDTRAFAFRSLDEPRLQQWLQETEEETQRFRERSRQLIENQQVPGWAWVLAAGPLLLLLVLFGFFLRAYLRYGREPHTEEVGRYYREPAEEIPPGLVPYVLTQADPGQSMLGRMISATLLDFARRGSVELIQQQNQSLFGLFKGSETHFKLVAPPANATELEMEVWNLLRAAAGPDGVLRPDELKTYFQQHPGLLSSMSRRPRAIYEATYGRLLDPKSSQAAMRWGGWLVGLGFLFFLFTFTAGPYLLDTQGGALWVGVLMVSGVLAGIGFMTLGFLAFGALNRWRPEKLLNARRWQAYRNFLADFSQMESAPAEHFKMWDYHFVYAAALGVAERYLRNLRQVAQRRPEVVAVPRWVPGQSLGQAGSVMASGDMLQQISQMTGGLAQIARNLESLERALKPSGGSGGGFGGSSSGGSSGGGGSSGAR, from the coding sequence GTGAACCTCGTGCGCTTTGGGTTGGCAACGCTGGTTTTTCTGGCGCTAGCCTGGGGAAAGAGCTACTCCCTCGAGCACGTCGAGCAGGACGTGTACCTACAGGCCGATGGGCTGGTGCGGGTGGTTGACGTGCGCACCTGGCGCTTCGATGGCGCCTTCCGCGAGGTCTTCCTGGAGATTGACCCCCGCCAAGGTGGAGCGGTGCGCTTCGAGGAGGCCCGCGCCTTAGACGATGGTCGGCCCATCCGGTACGAAGTACAGGGCAATCGCATCAGCCTTACCGCCGGCCCCCCCGACCCCTCGGGCAACCTGCCGGTACTGGCCGAAAACCAAAGCCGCACCTTCCGTATCAGCTACACCCTCAGCAACGAGGTTACCGTAGCCAGCGATGCGGCCATCTTCGACCGACAGGTGCTCGAGCCCGAACACGCCGCGGTGGACAGCTACCTGCTACGGATTCATGCCCCAAGGCCTTTGGAGCTGTTCCGGGTATTTATCTTCACCGGACGTGGACGTATTGGTAGCCTCGAGTTCGACCCAAGCAAACAGGTGGCTACCGTGCAGTTGGCCCCCGTCAGTCAGAACGAGTTTGTGCGAGCCCGGGTCATCCTGGACACCAGGGCCTTTGCCTTCCGCAGCCTTGACGAACCCCGCCTCCAGCAGTGGTTGCAAGAAACCGAGGAAGAAACCCAGCGCTTCCGCGAGCGCTCCCGACAGCTGATTGAAAACCAGCAGGTTCCCGGCTGGGCCTGGGTGCTGGCGGCAGGCCCACTGTTGTTGCTTTTGGTGCTCTTTGGCTTTTTCCTGCGGGCCTACTTGCGCTATGGACGCGAGCCCCACACCGAGGAGGTAGGCCGCTACTACCGCGAACCTGCCGAGGAAATTCCGCCAGGCCTGGTGCCTTACGTGCTGACCCAGGCCGATCCCGGTCAGAGCATGTTGGGCCGTATGATCTCGGCCACCCTGCTGGATTTTGCCCGGCGAGGCTCAGTCGAACTCATCCAGCAGCAAAACCAGAGCTTATTTGGCCTTTTTAAAGGCAGCGAGACCCACTTTAAGCTGGTGGCTCCCCCAGCAAACGCTACGGAGTTGGAAATGGAAGTTTGGAACTTGCTACGGGCAGCCGCAGGCCCGGATGGCGTGCTCCGGCCCGATGAACTAAAGACATACTTCCAGCAGCACCCCGGCCTCCTGAGCAGCATGAGCCGCCGCCCCAGGGCCATCTACGAAGCCACCTACGGCAGGCTGCTCGACCCTAAGAGCAGCCAGGCCGCCATGCGCTGGGGCGGGTGGCTGGTGGGGCTGGGGTTTTTGTTCTTCCTGTTCACTTTTACCGCCGGCCCCTACCTGCTGGACACCCAGGGCGGAGCCCTATGGGTAGGGGTACTGATGGTCAGCGGGGTGCTGGCGGGCATCGGCTTTATGACCCTGGGTTTTCTGGCCTTTGGGGCGCTGAACCGCTGGAGGCCGGAGAAACTGCTAAATGCCAGGCGCTGGCAGGCCTACCGCAACTTTCTCGCCGACTTCTCCCAGATGGAATCGGCCCCCGCCGAGCACTTCAAAATGTGGGACTATCACTTTGTGTACGCAGCAGCCCTGGGCGTGGCCGAGCGCTACCTGCGAAACCTGCGCCAGGTAGCCCAGCGGCGGCCCGAGGTAGTGGCGGTTCCCCGCTGGGTTCCTGGGCAGAGCCTGGGCCAGGCCGGGTCGGTGATGGCCTCTGGCGACATGCTGCAGCAAATCAGCCAGATGACGGGGGGTCTGGCCCAGATTGCCCGCAACCTGGAAAGCCTCGAGCGGGCCCTCAAGCCCTCTGGTGGCTCCGGCGGCGGCTTTGGGGGCAGTTCCAGCGGGGGTTCTTCCGGTGGTGGCGGCTCGAGTGGGGCCCGATAA
- a CDS encoding DUF5615 family PIN-like protein yields the protein MRILLDENIPQRVLWWLIGEGHDVTTVREVGLTGRSDQVLYTYAERHNYVLVTLDLDFSDPVRFPLSFPRIVLRPGVIDPELMREILRDVFRQGFPLWGELYVVQPEGLARYSEEL from the coding sequence ATGCGGATTCTACTAGACGAGAACATCCCCCAGCGGGTCTTGTGGTGGCTCATTGGCGAGGGCCACGATGTAACCACGGTGCGGGAAGTGGGCCTCACGGGGCGCTCCGACCAGGTTTTGTATACCTATGCCGAACGCCACAACTATGTGCTGGTCACACTCGACCTGGACTTCTCCGACCCCGTGCGCTTTCCTCTCAGTTTTCCGCGCATCGTGCTGCGCCCCGGCGTAATAGACCCCGAGCTGATGCGCGAAATCCTGCGCGATGTGTTCCGTCAGGGCTTTCCGCTGTGGGGCGAGCTGTATGTGGTGCAGCCAGAGGGCCTGGCTCGATATAGTGAGGAACTGTGA
- a CDS encoding hydroxymethylglutaryl-CoA lyase codes for MKWVECPRDSWQGFARFIPTEEKVGYLLALLEAGFHSLDITSFVSPRWVPQHADAEAVLAALPAPEGREYLAIIGNPKGLERARQAAHLTTVGYPFSISDTFQRKNLNLGIEESWPVLEQLISEAQGLRFVVYLSMAFGNPYGDAWIPDLTAAFVERLRQLPGLSGIVLADTYGVASSKTIAQTLEAVAQAGGLDERLGLHLHSRPEQTLDKVQVALEFGVGWLEGALGGIGGCPFAGDDLVGNLATEQVLPYLAQQKHNPGVRLERLPELSSQALLLRSKYA; via the coding sequence GTGAAGTGGGTGGAGTGTCCGCGGGATTCCTGGCAAGGATTTGCCCGGTTCATCCCGACTGAAGAAAAAGTGGGCTATCTACTGGCGCTGCTCGAGGCCGGTTTTCATAGCCTCGACATCACCAGCTTCGTCTCGCCCAGATGGGTGCCCCAGCACGCCGATGCCGAGGCGGTGCTGGCGGCCCTGCCCGCCCCGGAGGGGCGCGAGTACCTGGCCATCATCGGGAATCCGAAGGGCCTCGAGCGGGCCCGACAAGCCGCCCACCTGACCACGGTGGGCTACCCCTTTTCCATTAGCGATACCTTCCAGCGCAAAAACCTCAACCTGGGGATCGAGGAGTCCTGGCCGGTGCTGGAGCAGCTTATCTCTGAGGCCCAGGGGCTCAGGTTCGTGGTCTACCTCTCGATGGCCTTTGGCAACCCCTACGGCGATGCCTGGATACCCGACCTAACTGCGGCGTTTGTAGAGCGCCTGCGGCAGCTGCCCGGGCTTTCCGGCATCGTCCTGGCCGACACCTATGGGGTGGCCTCGTCCAAGACCATCGCCCAGACCCTTGAAGCCGTGGCCCAGGCGGGGGGATTGGACGAGCGCCTCGGCCTGCACCTGCACAGCCGCCCAGAACAAACCCTGGATAAGGTACAGGTGGCCCTGGAGTTTGGGGTGGGTTGGCTCGAGGGGGCCCTGGGGGGCATCGGCGGCTGTCCCTTTGCGGGCGATGACCTGGTGGGCAACCTGGCCACCGAGCAGGTGCTGCCTTACCTGGCGCAACAAAAGCACAACCCAGGGGTTAGGCTTGAACGGCTGCCGGAGCTCTCGAGCCAGGCCCTGTTGCTCCGCTCCAAGTACGCCTAG
- a CDS encoding trimeric intracellular cation channel family protein, whose product MQHWQLLDLLAWAGLLAFGVSGALVAVQKRFDLVGIIVLTGVTAIGGGAIRDVLVGSLPAGSLRNEPVLWLVFLVALLVWRFSHRLGRLERLIYYLDTIGLGLFAALGAERALTFGLGFWGCVFVGTVSGVGGGVLRDVLAGEIPGIFYRNRDLYASAASGGAALVFLIYTFIPAYSALAVVLGALVTIALRLSSRWLGLQLPTAR is encoded by the coding sequence ATGCAGCACTGGCAGTTGCTCGACCTTCTAGCCTGGGCTGGCCTTTTGGCTTTTGGGGTATCGGGCGCCCTGGTAGCTGTGCAAAAGCGCTTCGACCTGGTGGGCATTATCGTACTAACCGGGGTTACGGCGATTGGCGGGGGGGCCATCCGGGATGTGCTGGTGGGTTCACTACCCGCAGGGTCGCTGCGAAATGAGCCGGTGTTGTGGTTGGTGTTTTTGGTGGCCCTGCTGGTATGGCGGTTTAGTCATCGGCTGGGACGGCTCGAGCGCCTCATCTACTACCTGGACACCATTGGGCTGGGGCTGTTTGCCGCGCTGGGGGCCGAGCGAGCCCTGACTTTTGGCCTGGGGTTTTGGGGCTGCGTTTTCGTGGGCACTGTTTCGGGGGTGGGGGGTGGGGTTTTGCGCGATGTGCTGGCGGGGGAAATTCCCGGCATTTTCTATCGCAACCGCGACCTCTACGCCTCGGCGGCCAGCGGAGGTGCAGCGCTGGTTTTCCTGATCTACACATTTATACCTGCTTACTCAGCCCTGGCAGTAGTGCTGGGAGCCCTGGTTACTATTGCATTGCGCCTATCAAGCCGCTGGTTGGGCCTACAACTCCCTACGGCAAGATAA
- a CDS encoding LemA family protein, which translates to MEILLILVLLIVALFIFYYNRIITLENRVNNAFSQVDVQLKRRNDLIPNLVNTVKGYAAHETGVFDRVTQARERMLSAGSIEEKSAASNQLTQALRSVFAIAEAYPELKADANFRELQGQLEETENKIAYARQFFNDTVLDFNNTVTTIPGVFIAQLMSKKPKPFFETDEATRQVPGVNF; encoded by the coding sequence ATGGAAATCCTGTTGATTCTGGTTTTGCTGATTGTGGCACTGTTCATCTTCTACTACAACCGCATCATCACCCTGGAAAATCGTGTGAACAACGCATTTTCTCAGGTGGATGTGCAGCTCAAGCGGCGCAACGACCTCATTCCCAACCTGGTCAATACCGTCAAGGGCTACGCTGCACACGAGACCGGGGTGTTCGACCGGGTAACCCAGGCCCGTGAGCGGATGCTCTCTGCTGGAAGCATCGAAGAAAAATCGGCGGCCTCCAACCAGCTCACCCAGGCCTTGCGCAGCGTTTTTGCTATCGCTGAGGCCTATCCTGAACTCAAGGCCGACGCCAATTTCCGGGAGTTGCAGGGGCAGCTCGAGGAAACCGAAAACAAGATTGCCTATGCCCGCCAGTTCTTCAACGACACCGTGCTGGACTTCAACAACACCGTAACCACCATCCCCGGTGTATTCATCGCCCAGCTAATGAGCAAGAAGCCCAAGCCCTTCTTCGAGACCGACGAGGCCACCCGTCAGGTGCCCGGCGTGAATTTCTAG
- a CDS encoding DUF433 domain-containing protein, giving the protein MKLGAKVRSELLSRIRSSPDVLRGRPRLRGTRIAVHMVLEALASQMSIEEVLVQWPELTRQDIQAALLYGARATNYEWISLEEG; this is encoded by the coding sequence ATGAAGCTGGGCGCAAAGGTTCGCAGCGAACTCCTCTCCCGCATCCGCTCCAGCCCCGACGTTCTGCGCGGCAGGCCCCGCCTAAGAGGAACCCGCATCGCCGTGCATATGGTTTTGGAGGCCCTGGCCTCGCAGATGTCCATCGAAGAGGTGCTCGTACAGTGGCCCGAGCTGACCCGCCAGGACATCCAGGCGGCCTTGCTGTATGGGGCCCGCGCCACCAACTACGAGTGGATCTCGCTGGAGGAGGGGTAA
- a CDS encoding acyl-CoA dehydrogenase family protein, giving the protein MVRRLAVIADRKLSNKGGGWLLDKPEQIFTPEDFDDTTRMIQETVRQFVEKEYRPVAEAMEHGALEHNIPLLRKSGELGLLGVEVGEEYGGLDLPKTVSTVIAEALAGTGGFSVTYGVQTSIGLLPLVYWGTKEQKDKYLAKLVSGELIAAYCLTEPQSGSDAMGAKTRAELSADGKYYILNGTKMWISNAGFAHLFTVFAKTPEGLTAFLVERDTPGLRLGGEEKKMGIKASSTRQVFLEDVKVPVENVLGELGKGHKIAFNVLNVGRYKLGAGAIGGAKGALELSAKYAQERVAFGQPIANFGLIKQKLAEMASRIFVGESAVYRTMGMIDQALSSLDKANAAEAVLAGIEEYAIEASIIKVLGSEVLDYVVDEGVQIHGGYGYSAEYEIERAYRDSRINRIFEGTNEINRLLIPGMLLRRAMKGELPLFDAAMKLQKELLEPSFEEPEDKEMAQLEGLKKLALAVLGLAALKYGKQIEEEQEVLAVAADILIDIFAAESALLRARKLGGGVYADMAALYLYQALDRAQAAALSILPRLAEGDEMRLMASAARRLTKHDPADLVEVRRRIAQKVLEAGGYPQPKA; this is encoded by the coding sequence ATGGTGCGGAGGTTAGCGGTGATTGCAGACAGAAAACTCTCTAACAAAGGCGGCGGCTGGCTCCTGGACAAACCCGAGCAGATCTTCACCCCGGAGGACTTCGACGACACCACCCGCATGATCCAGGAGACCGTGCGGCAGTTCGTGGAGAAAGAGTACCGTCCGGTGGCCGAAGCCATGGAGCATGGGGCGCTCGAGCACAACATTCCCTTGCTCAGAAAATCCGGAGAGCTGGGGCTCTTGGGGGTGGAGGTGGGCGAGGAGTACGGCGGCCTCGACCTGCCCAAAACCGTAAGCACCGTGATTGCCGAAGCCCTGGCCGGAACGGGCGGCTTTAGCGTGACCTACGGGGTGCAGACCAGCATTGGCCTGCTGCCGCTGGTGTACTGGGGCACCAAGGAACAAAAAGACAAATACCTAGCCAAGCTGGTCTCGGGGGAGCTCATTGCCGCCTACTGCCTGACCGAGCCCCAGTCCGGCTCCGACGCCATGGGGGCCAAGACCCGCGCCGAGCTCTCGGCGGATGGCAAGTACTACATCCTGAACGGCACCAAGATGTGGATCTCCAATGCCGGTTTTGCCCACCTCTTTACCGTCTTTGCCAAGACCCCAGAGGGCCTGACCGCCTTCCTGGTCGAACGTGACACCCCCGGCCTGCGCCTGGGCGGCGAAGAGAAGAAGATGGGCATCAAGGCTTCCAGCACCCGCCAGGTCTTTTTAGAAGACGTGAAGGTGCCGGTCGAGAACGTGCTGGGCGAGCTGGGTAAGGGGCACAAGATTGCCTTCAACGTGCTCAACGTGGGGCGCTACAAGCTGGGCGCGGGCGCCATCGGTGGGGCCAAGGGGGCGCTGGAACTCTCGGCCAAGTACGCCCAGGAGCGCGTGGCCTTTGGCCAGCCCATTGCTAACTTTGGCCTGATTAAGCAAAAGCTGGCCGAGATGGCTTCGCGCATTTTTGTGGGCGAGAGCGCGGTCTACCGCACCATGGGCATGATTGACCAGGCCCTGAGCAGCCTGGATAAAGCCAACGCTGCCGAGGCGGTTTTGGCCGGCATCGAGGAGTATGCCATTGAGGCCAGCATCATCAAGGTGCTGGGCTCCGAAGTGCTGGACTACGTGGTAGACGAAGGCGTACAGATTCATGGTGGCTACGGCTACTCCGCCGAGTACGAGATTGAGCGGGCCTACCGCGACAGCCGCATCAACCGCATCTTCGAGGGCACCAACGAAATTAACCGCCTGCTGATTCCCGGCATGCTGCTGCGCCGGGCCATGAAGGGCGAACTGCCCCTCTTCGATGCGGCCATGAAGCTGCAAAAGGAGCTGCTGGAGCCTTCCTTCGAGGAGCCCGAAGACAAGGAGATGGCCCAGCTCGAGGGCCTCAAAAAGCTAGCCCTGGCGGTGCTGGGTCTGGCTGCCCTCAAGTATGGCAAGCAGATTGAAGAAGAGCAGGAAGTGCTGGCGGTGGCTGCCGACATCCTTATCGACATCTTTGCCGCCGAGAGCGCCCTGCTGCGGGCCCGCAAACTGGGCGGTGGGGTGTATGCCGATATGGCCGCCCTCTACCTGTACCAGGCCCTCGACCGGGCCCAGGCTGCCGCGCTCTCGATTCTGCCGCGCCTGGCCGAGGGCGACGAGATGCGCCTGATGGCCTCGGCGGCCCGCCGCCTCACCAAGCACGACCCCGCCGACCTGGTAGAGGTGCGCCGCCGCATCGCGCAGAAGGTGCTCGAGGCGGGCGGTTACCCCCAGCCCAAAGCCTGA